In Lactuca sativa cultivar Salinas chromosome 5, Lsat_Salinas_v11, whole genome shotgun sequence, the DNA window AATCCCCACAATGTCACTCCTTTGACTTGATATTCGGGAAGTGGGATAGAACTTGATATTGAAGGATTTGAGCAACTCTTCCCATGTGTGAATAGATCCTGGTGATAAGTTGAATAACCACTCTCTAGCTTTATCTTCCAAGGTGAGCGGGAAGGCGGttaacttgaaatcatccaatgtcaCATGTTCGGGCAACAACCTAACACATATAATATGAAAGGACTTCAAATGCCTTTTGAGGATCTTCTCTATCCAACCCATGGAACTTGGTGACTTGATGTatgaaacttgacttcaattcaatCCCTCGACGGTTTTCGGGATAAACAATACCAAGAGGAGTGTGAGTAACATCCGTCTCCATCATTTGTCGAAGAGTCAACTCTTGAGGGGGATTGGGTGGATTGGGGTTATTGGGATATTGTTTCATGTAATTGGGAGGTTGTTGGTGATGTGGGTATGGGTATTGTTGGTGATTGTACATTTTTGGTGGATAAGGTTGGTAGTTAGGATATTGGTTGTATGGGGGTTGTTGTTGTGGGTACATTGGGTGTTGGTACGTTATAGGTTGTGGGTAAATAGGTTGATGTGCTTGTTGTTGTTGAACTTGAAAATAATTGTTTTGAGGTTGGTTGTTTTGATGAAAGTTTTGGTattgtggttgtggttgttgataattgggttgatttggtTGAGGAGGTGGTTGATTCCAATGTGGCATATCTATGAGAGGttcttggtgttgttgttgtcttGGTTGTTGGGGTGGAGTATTGGCATCTTGATTGTTTGGGTTCGGGTTGGgattgtgaggtggagtgtgattcaTGGCTATGTAGTTTTCAAACTAAATGTATTCAAAGAATGACCAACAATTGGAGAACTCGGCTCGGTGTCGGTATCACTTGAAGTATGAACTTGGTATTCTATGTAGATTAGTtgagaagaggaagaagcttgAACGAGTTGTTATTGCTTTGCTTGTTTGGCTCACTtttttcaacctttttgcttctttttcaatATCCGGGTTGTAGAGTAGTTCACCAGTTCTTGTAGACCTAagcataaacaatcaaataacaataaccaatttccccggcaacggtgccaaaacttggtgggatgtcaagtccaccaagctaATTATACCCTTTGTTTGCAAATTacacgtaatataatggtaaaacgGGCTATCGATCCTCGggaaaatggttgtattcaatcaccaatgcaatccaattgaactagtgtaaataaactaactaactacaattaaactaaaatggGGGGTGTTGTGATttcttgaaaactaaaagacttgaataactaaaaagcttgcaattaagcatgatggtgagatgctcaaatattgggGAGAATTGGTTAACCAAggaaattcaacacaatgaacatttgtgtgtttatcattaggattcaatatgaagcttatcattcatcccaaattggttatagcaatcatgaagcatgatatgccaagattcctcataggtagtatggaggttagggaagcccacaacataccttcttaatcaaaatcaaggattcaattgaagcaattgaacccaagaacttgattagccttaagaatgaaggaatccccaattcctagaggatgtcaatgcttacacatccataaaggagtcatGATTCATAAGATAGAGATAATTtttaccatcataaagcccttgttctaattaaattcaatgattcaatgttaaaccaaagaaataaaccaacaat includes these proteins:
- the LOC111878156 gene encoding uncharacterized protein LOC111878156, with the translated sequence MNHTPPHNPNPNPNNQDANTPPQQPRQQQHQEPLIDMPHWNQPPPQPNQPNYQQPQPQYQNFHQNNQPQNNYFQVQQQQAHQPIYPQPITYQHPMYPQQQPPYNQYPNYQPYPPKMYNHQQYPYPHHQQPPNYMKQYPNNPNPPNPPQELTLRQMMETDVTHTPLGIVYPENRRGIELKSSFIHQVTKFHGLDREDPQKAFEVLSYYMC